The nucleotide sequence GAATCCTCTTGATTCACATAGGGCTGGAATGTTTAACAAGTTCCGTGGGGCACAATTCTCTTGGGTATGTATCGGTTTCAGTTACTTTATTCCTATCAATTGCATATTGCTTCATGCTATAGCTTCTTACTAACATCTTACCATatacaattattatttttttggatTGATTTATGGGAATTTCGATGAATTGAAACAGGTCACTGAAGACGGGAAGCAAGAACGCCACCTGGTCGCCACTGTGGGGAAGTTCAGTGTCATTTGGAACTTTCAGCAGGTGAAGGACGGGTCCCACGAATGCTACAGAAATCAAGTCGGTCTGAAGAGTTGCTACTGCTACAAGATCGTCCCAAAAGACGATTCAATCGTTGAAAGCCGTTTTATGCATGAGAAATTTGCAGTGAGTGATTCACCTGAGGCCCCACTCGTCGTTGCTACTCCAATGAAAGTCAGTTCTTTCAGCATATCTAGCAGCAGACTTTCTTATGCTTAATTATTTCtagtttttttttctgaaaaacaATATGTACTTTTATCAACTTGATTGTATTTTTGTTGCTAGCAACAGGATTGTTGTAATGGAGTAATGGACTACTAATGGTTAAGATGAACTTGAAATGTTTGCTTATCATTTGAGGTTAATATAATTTATGTGTTGTTATTatctttttttaattcttttataTAAATATGAATTAATGGTTAGAAGTATCTGGATAAGTTGTGTCTTTCCATCACACATATGTGGATAGTAGTGGGTCCCTTGTGGTTTTTATGCCTTCAGAGTTGTAACTGGTGGTTTGTTTGTTGATAaggatttaaaaaaaatgtacATTTCACTTGTTAGAAGCTCCCATATGCTAGCATGCCCTTGTTCTTCATCTACCATAGTAAAACACCGTGCCGGAAAAAGTACAAACAGAACAGCATTTGGTACAACCGGCATATCTAAATGGAGCAGGGGTGCACGACACATGAAAACCGCCATTCAAGCTCAGGAGCGGCCCACATGGCTTCCTGGGCTTGACCCGCCACCTCATCTTGATGGAACGTAAGCAGTAGCACTTGACACTagcatttgtaaaaaaaaaatcatgatttttttttttaaagtttgttTATTTCTTGTGAAGTCTTGCTGGAGATTTTGGATTTGACCCTCTTGGACTTGGAGAGGATCCAGCTAGCTTGAAGTGGTATGTGCAGGCTGAACTGGTTCATGCCCGTTTTGCTATGGCTGGAGTTGCTGGAATTCTTTTCACTGATGTCGGTTCATTTCTTATTCGAATCATTATTGTATATCTGCTAGAGGTGACAAAATGGGTGGGCATGGGTTAGAcaggttgggtaacgggtcattATTTTTTGCAGGTCAACACGGGTCTTTGTTTTGTCCCTTTTTTTTCTGATTATTGTTTAAGTAATTAATGTTTTAGTTATGATTAAAAACAATATCATCAATCCGAAGTTTCGAAAACCTCTTAATGTTTTAGACGACTTTCAACTcgttaaactatttttttttttatttgccCGGTATTGTGATCTTACCCAATTTTAAACAAACAGGTTTCGGAAAGTGAGGTTCTTtatatataaacaaaacatttttGTTGCAGTTGCTTCGTGTAACCGGAATTAGCGACCTACCAGTGTGGTATGAAGCAGGTGCAACTAAGTTCGATTTTGCCAGTACTAGAACTCTCTTCATTGTTCAACTACTATTGATGGGGTATTTCAAAGTTTAAATTTTTTGAAATTATCATATAAAGTGAATGATTATTCAGTTTTTAGTTTCGAAATTCACTTTGTGCAGGTTCGTTGAGACCAAAAGATACATGGATTTCACTAATCCGGGTTCTCAAGCCAAGGAAGGGTCTTTTTTCGGGTTAGAAGCTGCTCT is from Helianthus annuus cultivar XRQ/B chromosome 9, HanXRQr2.0-SUNRISE, whole genome shotgun sequence and encodes:
- the LOC110879436 gene encoding photosystem I chlorophyll a/b-binding protein 5, chloroplastic, with translation MYISLVRSSHMLACPCSSSTIVKHRAGKSTNRTAFGTTGISKWSRGARHMKTAIQAQERPTWLPGLDPPPHLDGTLAGDFGFDPLGLGEDPASLKWYVQAELVHARFAMAGVAGILFTDLLRVTGISDLPVWYEAGATKFDFASTRTLFIVQLLLMGFVETKRYMDFTNPGSQAKEGSFFGLEAALEGLEPGYPGGPLLNPLGLAKDITNAHEWKLKEIKNGRLAMVAMLGIFVQANVTHVGPVDNLVKHLSDPWHVTIIQTLAGSGS